Proteins encoded within one genomic window of Nitrospirota bacterium:
- a CDS encoding InlB B-repeat-containing protein, whose translation MKREKLFTLFFMKSFILPIFALALLFGFSLPAFSAPVDNGDWATDFSINPPNTGTSPEVGYVALGQSIPSMAGMEFTIEAWIYGLYPALNNSPGIHNIFGRGEDVVGFNIWWASGRANFAVKYPDVATAYMVRAPAGTAAAPNIWTHMAAVFTKEDHSTGPNAHADCTAAGSIGARAQSPHMDIYVNGVYGDCGTVGSRQLESLGNSYEMIARSPTIGPALWGIPSMPSPNVKSQLIIDDLRFWGTARSMADIVACKTAELVPGTGQCGMGNAGLLSYWKLDEGTGQKIITDSSIHQNNGSLEYCDYNCDGPFSTSKSWNCADVAITNPGVLCTDPWVNNPLAGGPSVWQSADTYTLSVNLAGSGSGTVGSSPAGLICGPTTCSGQFPNGTNVTLVAAPTTGSTFTSWSGGCTGTGVCVISMTSDKSVTASFALNTYSLIVETTSGGTITSNPPGINCSSSPGMNAVCPENFNYGTAVTLTATTSTGYSFTGWSGGGCSGTGTCIVTMNAAKSVTATFALNTYTLTLSSQCGTIMYNPPGNQGQACVAVAGYTCPQTYNYGTTVALSFTPYTGSTFAGWSGSGCTGTGICMVNMTANKSVTATCGSNIYALTVTKTGTGSGMVTSSPSGIDCGSDCTETINSGTSVTLMATPLTGSSFTGWSGSGCSGTGTCIVSITAAKSVTAAFTLNTNDLTVTKSGTGSGTVTSSPSGINCGNDCSETLNYMTFVTFTATPAAGSAFTGWNGSGCSGTGTCIVAMTTNKSVSANFTQLPDVTLSVDVVGNGRVTSSGIDCGNDCSEIFSQVGGINLEFLSAISDPGWEFAGWSGDCTGAITPFCGLSMDADRHVTAIFIEIATLDVEVVGGGTVTSVQAGIDCGADCSETYDMNAGHSAALVAAAATGWEFAGWSGDCAGTGDCAVVMDADRNVTATFTSSLSYVITDIGVLPGDNRSEAYGVNKLGQVVGISYNSADTGKRHAFIWDRTNGIQDLGNLGVIYSQANAINDSGQVVGYSRISGTTGHAFLWDRINGMQDIGTSGVSSSANDINNSGHVVGDIGGGLWGNPFIWNEINGMRELPLYAGNYTASAAAINEAGQIVGFTSMYNCPINCSDCICANDLSGHAYVWDEINGMTDLEPLQGYNSSNAKDINDNGLVVGDDFSSWSIFSFSSNQTYTSFAWQKTAGIEVLFDNEPLNIRRLNNIGQIVGQASTGDGICLESGGGIINGDGEIVVSGSSSSCIPFENHAFVWSQDNGVQKLNYFLPAGSPWRLEDAYEINDKGQIVGYGTYNGERHAFLATPSNFDNEDDGVPDINEQGPDANDPNFDGNNDGTPDSEQGNVASLYTADTQNYVTLATPDGIVLSNVSANGNPSPDDAPDADFPYGFLDFTIIGLTPGGATTLTLYIESADVNTYFKYGPTPDNTSPHWYEFMYDGTTGAEINGNIITLHFVDGQRGDDDLIADGTVIDQGGPGVSSDSGSSGSSSGGGGGGGCFIATAAYGSYLDPEVMALRNFRDSYLLTNYIGKAFVSFYYKNSPPIADYISRHDSLRVTTRIALTPVVYGVQYPKLSIIFVGLISMMIFFNRKKDK comes from the coding sequence GTGAAAAGAGAAAAGTTATTTACCCTGTTCTTTATGAAGAGTTTTATCCTGCCGATCTTCGCATTGGCGCTGTTATTCGGCTTTTCCCTGCCCGCCTTTTCAGCACCCGTAGACAACGGGGATTGGGCAACAGACTTCAGTATTAACCCTCCAAATACCGGGACATCACCTGAGGTAGGCTATGTGGCTCTTGGCCAAAGTATCCCAAGCATGGCTGGTATGGAGTTTACGATTGAAGCTTGGATATATGGTTTATACCCTGCATTAAATAATTCACCTGGAATTCACAATATTTTTGGCCGCGGAGAAGACGTTGTAGGCTTTAATATCTGGTGGGCATCAGGAAGAGCAAATTTTGCAGTAAAGTACCCAGACGTAGCCACAGCATACATGGTCAGGGCTCCTGCTGGAACTGCAGCTGCACCCAACATATGGACACATATGGCAGCTGTATTTACTAAAGAGGATCATTCAACCGGCCCTAATGCTCACGCAGATTGTACTGCTGCGGGTTCGATAGGTGCCCGGGCACAGTCACCTCATATGGATATTTATGTTAATGGGGTTTATGGAGATTGCGGGACAGTAGGAAGTAGACAGCTTGAATCGCTAGGAAATTCATATGAGATGATTGCAAGGTCGCCGACTATCGGGCCGGCTCTGTGGGGGATACCCAGTATGCCAAGCCCCAATGTTAAAAGCCAGCTTATTATTGATGATCTGCGTTTCTGGGGCACTGCGAGGTCAATGGCTGATATTGTTGCTTGCAAGACTGCGGAACTGGTTCCAGGCACAGGTCAGTGCGGAATGGGAAACGCCGGTCTGCTAAGCTATTGGAAGCTTGATGAAGGTACGGGCCAGAAGATTATTACTGATTCTTCCATACATCAAAATAACGGCAGTCTGGAGTACTGTGATTATAATTGTGACGGCCCCTTCAGTACTTCCAAATCTTGGAACTGTGCGGATGTTGCAATAACCAATCCCGGAGTTCTCTGCACTGATCCATGGGTAAATAATCCTCTTGCAGGCGGGCCGTCTGTATGGCAGAGTGCGGACACTTACACTCTTTCAGTTAACCTCGCGGGCTCTGGAAGCGGAACGGTAGGAAGTTCTCCTGCCGGTTTAATTTGCGGCCCAACAACATGCTCCGGACAATTTCCCAACGGTACTAATGTAACCCTTGTAGCAGCTCCGACAACAGGCTCTACATTCACAAGCTGGAGCGGAGGATGTACAGGCACAGGCGTATGTGTAATTAGCATGACTTCGGATAAATCCGTCACAGCATCATTTGCACTTAACACATATAGCCTGATCGTTGAAACTACGTCAGGAGGTACAATAACAAGCAATCCGCCGGGTATTAACTGCAGCTCTTCTCCGGGCATGAACGCTGTTTGCCCTGAAAATTTCAATTACGGCACAGCGGTAACTCTCACTGCAACTACTTCTACGGGTTACTCATTCACAGGCTGGAGCGGAGGCGGATGCAGCGGCACAGGGACATGCATTGTCACGATGAATGCTGCAAAATCTGTCACAGCCACGTTCGCACTTAACACATACACTCTGACCCTTTCTTCTCAATGCGGCACAATAATGTACAATCCGCCGGGTAATCAGGGCCAAGCTTGCGTAGCTGTTGCAGGTTATACCTGTCCACAAACATATAATTACGGCACAACAGTAGCTCTCTCTTTCACACCTTACACAGGCTCAACTTTTGCCGGCTGGAGCGGCAGTGGATGCACAGGTACAGGTATATGCATGGTGAATATGACTGCTAACAAGTCTGTCACCGCCACCTGCGGATCTAATATATATGCTTTAACCGTCACAAAGACAGGCACAGGAAGTGGCATGGTTACGAGTTCCCCATCAGGTATTGACTGCGGAAGCGACTGCACTGAAACTATTAACTCCGGCACATCTGTCACACTCATGGCAACGCCGTTGACAGGCTCTTCGTTCACGGGCTGGAGCGGGAGCGGATGTTCAGGCACAGGCACATGCATTGTCAGCATAACCGCTGCAAAATCGGTCACCGCCGCATTTACGCTTAACACAAATGATCTGACAGTCACAAAATCAGGCACAGGAAGCGGAACTGTGACAAGTTCCCCCTCTGGCATCAACTGCGGAAACGACTGCTCTGAGACGCTTAACTATATGACGTTTGTCACTTTCACAGCCACACCTGCGGCAGGCTCGGCATTCACAGGCTGGAACGGAAGCGGTTGCTCCGGCACAGGCACATGCATCGTAGCCATGACCACTAATAAGTCTGTCTCCGCCAATTTCACACAACTGCCTGATGTAACTCTTTCTGTTGATGTTGTCGGCAATGGAAGGGTGACAAGTTCTGGAATAGATTGCGGCAATGACTGCAGTGAGATTTTCAGTCAGGTTGGCGGCATTAACTTGGAATTTCTATCAGCCATTTCAGACCCGGGATGGGAGTTTGCCGGATGGAGCGGTGACTGCACAGGCGCCATTACCCCTTTTTGCGGGTTATCAATGGATGCCGACAGGCATGTCACAGCTATCTTTATTGAGATAGCAACACTTGATGTTGAGGTTGTCGGGGGCGGTACAGTTACCAGCGTTCAAGCTGGCATTGATTGCGGAGCTGACTGCAGTGAGACATATGATATGAATGCAGGTCATTCTGCTGCACTGGTTGCTGCGGCTGCAACAGGATGGGAGTTTGCCGGATGGTCAGGAGACTGCGCCGGAACAGGCGATTGCGCAGTAGTAATGGATGCTGATAGAAATGTTACGGCAACCTTCACATCATCTCTATCATATGTTATCACCGACATAGGCGTATTGCCCGGTGATAACAGAAGTGAGGCGTATGGGGTTAATAAGCTGGGGCAGGTTGTCGGGATATCATACAACAGCGCTGATACCGGAAAGCGTCATGCCTTTATATGGGACAGGACAAACGGCATACAGGATCTCGGGAACCTTGGTGTTATATACAGTCAGGCAAACGCTATTAATGATTCAGGTCAGGTGGTTGGTTATTCAAGAATAAGCGGCACAACAGGGCATGCTTTCTTATGGGACAGGATAAACGGGATGCAGGATATCGGCACATCGGGTGTAAGCAGCAGCGCTAATGACATCAATAATTCAGGTCATGTAGTTGGGGATATAGGCGGCGGACTATGGGGTAATCCATTTATATGGAATGAGATAAACGGGATGCGGGAGCTTCCTCTTTATGCAGGAAATTATACAGCTTCAGCTGCGGCGATAAATGAGGCCGGCCAGATTGTTGGTTTCACTTCAATGTACAATTGCCCTATTAACTGCTCTGATTGTATCTGTGCAAATGACCTTTCTGGTCATGCTTATGTGTGGGATGAAATAAATGGCATGACAGACCTTGAGCCTTTACAGGGTTATAACAGCAGCAATGCCAAAGATATAAATGATAACGGCCTGGTTGTAGGGGATGACTTTTCTTCCTGGTCCATATTTAGTTTTAGTTCCAATCAAACTTATACCAGTTTCGCGTGGCAGAAAACAGCTGGCATTGAAGTCCTGTTTGATAATGAGCCGTTAAATATAAGGAGGCTGAATAATATCGGCCAGATAGTCGGCCAGGCGAGCACCGGGGATGGTATTTGTTTAGAATCTGGTGGTGGGATAATAAATGGTGATGGAGAAATAGTAGTTAGTGGAAGCAGCAGTTCATGCATACCTTTTGAGAACCATGCATTTGTCTGGAGCCAGGACAACGGGGTGCAGAAGCTCAATTACTTTTTGCCTGCGGGTTCTCCATGGAGATTGGAAGACGCATATGAAATAAATGACAAAGGCCAGATCGTAGGTTACGGAACATATAACGGTGAAAGGCATGCATTCCTTGCGACACCGTCTAATTTCGACAATGAAGATGACGGCGTGCCTGACATCAATGAACAGGGGCCTGACGCAAACGATCCGAACTTTGACGGGAACAATGACGGCACGCCTGACTCTGAGCAGGGAAATGTCGCGTCTCTTTACACGGCTGATACTCAAAACTATGTGACACTTGCAACACCTGACGGGATAGTTCTGAGCAACGTATCTGCAAACGGCAATCCATCGCCAGATGACGCGCCTGACGCAGACTTCCCATACGGCTTCCTTGATTTCACTATAATCGGCCTGACACCGGGCGGAGCTACAACATTGACCTTATATATTGAGAGCGCTGACGTAAATACATATTTCAAATACGGCCCGACACCTGATAACACCTCACCTCACTGGTATGAGTTTATGTATGACGGCACAACAGGCGCTGAGATAAACGGCAATATCATCACGTTACACTTTGTTGACGGCCAGAGGGGTGATGACGACCTCATTGCTGATGGAACAGTAATAGATCAGGGCGGGCCGGGTGTAAGTTCAGACAGCGGATCATCCGGCAGCAGTTCGGGTGGCGGAGGCGGCGGTGGATGTTTCATAGCCACAGCTGCATACGGCAGCTATCTTGATCCTGAGGTCATGGCTCTCAGGAATTTCAGGGATAGTTATCTTTTGACAAATTATATTGGAAAGGCATTTGTAAGTTTTTATTACAAAAATTCCCCGCCGATAGCTGATTACATCAGCAGGCATGACTCATTAAGAGTGACCACAAGGATCGCTCTTACACCGGTGGTTTATGGTGTGCAGTATCCGAAGTTATCAATTATATTCGTCGGTCTTATATCGATGATGATCTTTTTTAACAGGAAAAAGGATAAATGA
- a CDS encoding InlB B-repeat-containing protein: MFKKFLGMVTISAVIFFGLLLNTSYAVEQVVCVSTAAELQAALSAAQSNSKDDTVQIIQGYYAGHFTFASTEAYDLIIKGGYTTGCATRVISPANTVLDGGNNGRVLTLYGKNNSTDLTVEGITVQNGNDDGAGMYISSDTTSMNTVTLNNNIIINNSAGYNGGGILISSGLGTIITVNVINNIISSNTSGYDAGGILISGTISTVNVISNIISNNTSGYEGGGISISEVRGTISKVTLINNTITGNYADYESGGVQIAKYYGTIGTADIYNNLIWNNSADYQCNDLYIYVNVANIHNNDFEWSTGCVPTPVEPSNLNNIAPLFLDPTYGIYSLQNGSPVIDKGSSSAPGLPLTDIDGNPRVNGASPDMGAYERSGGSGFALTVTRTGTGNVTSAPTGIDCGSDCYGFYAIGSTVTLSATPGAGWAFTGWSGDCSGSGECIVTMNSDISVTANFNGINPNLSVTKNRFGSVASTPAGIACGADCSEFYAQGTAVTLMATPEAGWSFSNWSGACSGSGNCVVTMNGDTNVIPNFIKLQEIAISIYNIQGIVTSTPSGINCPLGDCSMGFPYGTEVTLTVTPYPGYTFSWGGDCDGFGAGDCILTMDGFKSVSVRFRGIIPVLNVRNYGSGSTSSVPAGIDCGADCSEFYAEVTAVTLTATPMTGATFTGWSGNCSGSGACIVTMNSDKVVYANFTQLQIPILTVTKNGTGSITSNPAGINCGSDCSETYSSGTSVTLTATPATGFTFTGWSGSGCSGTGTCTLAMTSAKSVTATFSSISSSYNLTVSKTGTGSGTVTSSPSGINCGSDCSETYSSGTSVTLIAVPVTGSTFTGWSGSGCSGTGTCTVAITSAKSVTATFTLSSSLYNLTVSKTGTGSGTVTSSPSGINCGSDCTEALNYLTFVTFTATPATGTTFTGWSGSGCSGTGTCIVAMTTDKSVNADFTYTHALLTVTQSGTGSININPNPAQIINCGSVSCSRLYALGTAVTLTATTTYDPGWIFTGWSGACSGSSSTCVVTMDSDTNVTGNFSLRTDANLEVVKNGNGTVTSNISGINCGSDCSERYEKGTTVTLTAVPADGWVLVSDWAGHCSGMSSCAVTISQDESIPVTFEAIGKWITEPIDSDTVIGDFNSIAIDPSGSLHISYYKGYPSEKLMYATNASGAWIVETVDSNLGTWSTDTSMAIDSSGKIHITYQNYSSRTLKYASNASGSWVAETLDGNINTGYSNAIAIDSLDNAYVVYYESPGSLKYMTNATGSWVTEILEEPGSAGSVSIAVDSLDKIHIGYSISRLGLKHASNASGTWVTETVDSEVTAGAYNSIAIDSQDKVHFSYMGYVTGSSVKILKYAKNTSGSWVINVVDSNENVGQFTSIALDSSGNSHIYHTNQTDLLYSTNSSGSWITELVDVVDDVWGQGGGGAIAIDSSDDVHISYKKNMGCYSTLMHATTAPGLVQGLKMSGKDLLREKEGIRTLGFDGNNDGVSDCQQDNVKSLYIYKDIYKYVTFASPAGTVLRDLKVTENPSPADAPAHDFPYGFFEFKIDNVSGSVTVTIYTDGPTLLTYYKYGPTPDNHTAHWYEFMYDGTTGAEINGNIITLHFVDGQKGDDDLIADGTIIDQGGPGVEQTPEAVPVEEPSPETGSSSGGSSGGGCFIATAAYGSYLDPEVMVLRKFRDNYLLTNYIGNAFVSFYYKNSPPIADYISRHEGLKVTTRIALTPVVYGVKYPKTALIFFVFIASVVFYTTRRSR; the protein is encoded by the coding sequence ATGTTTAAGAAATTTTTAGGGATGGTTACTATTTCTGCTGTTATTTTCTTTGGCCTGTTGTTAAACACATCCTATGCAGTTGAACAAGTGGTGTGTGTAAGCACTGCTGCAGAATTGCAGGCAGCTCTGAGCGCTGCTCAAAGTAACAGTAAGGACGATACAGTTCAGATCATTCAGGGGTATTATGCAGGTCATTTTACATTTGCTTCTACTGAAGCATATGACCTTATTATAAAAGGCGGCTATACCACCGGCTGCGCCACAAGGGTGATTAGCCCTGCCAATACAGTGCTGGACGGCGGTAATAACGGGAGAGTTCTAACATTATATGGCAAAAACAACAGCACTGACCTAACAGTGGAAGGGATTACTGTTCAGAACGGTAATGATGACGGCGCAGGTATGTATATTTCTAGTGATACTACGAGTATGAATACAGTTACTCTGAATAACAATATAATTATAAATAACAGTGCTGGTTATAATGGCGGTGGGATCTTAATTTCCAGCGGCTTGGGGACTATCATTACTGTAAACGTTATCAATAATATCATCAGCAGTAATACCTCTGGTTATGATGCCGGTGGGATCTTAATTTCTGGGACTATCTCTACTGTAAACGTTATTAGTAATATCATCAGCAACAACACCTCTGGTTATGAAGGCGGCGGAATATCCATTTCTGAAGTAAGGGGAACTATTTCAAAAGTCACTTTAATAAATAATACGATAACCGGTAATTACGCAGATTATGAAAGCGGTGGGGTACAAATTGCCAAATACTACGGCACCATAGGAACAGCTGATATCTATAATAATCTTATCTGGAACAACAGTGCTGATTATCAGTGTAATGACCTTTATATATATGTCAACGTAGCAAACATCCACAACAATGACTTTGAGTGGAGCACAGGTTGTGTCCCTACTCCTGTTGAACCGAGCAATCTTAATAACATAGCCCCGCTCTTTCTCGATCCAACCTATGGGATATATTCTCTGCAGAACGGTTCTCCTGTAATAGATAAAGGCAGCAGCAGCGCACCCGGATTGCCGTTGACTGACATAGATGGCAACCCCAGAGTAAATGGCGCTTCGCCGGATATGGGAGCATATGAGAGGTCCGGTGGAAGCGGCTTTGCCTTGACGGTAACCAGAACAGGGACAGGGAACGTAACAAGCGCTCCTACAGGTATTGACTGCGGTTCTGACTGCTATGGATTTTATGCTATAGGCAGTACAGTAACACTTTCAGCCACACCGGGTGCAGGCTGGGCATTCACAGGCTGGAGCGGCGACTGCAGCGGTTCCGGTGAATGTATTGTAACGATGAATAGTGACATAAGCGTTACTGCCAATTTTAACGGGATCAATCCGAACCTCAGTGTCACAAAAAACCGCTTCGGCAGTGTTGCAAGCACTCCTGCAGGTATAGCCTGCGGTGCTGACTGCTCTGAGTTTTATGCTCAGGGCACAGCGGTTACCCTGATGGCCACACCTGAAGCCGGTTGGTCATTCAGCAATTGGAGCGGGGCATGCAGCGGTTCGGGTAATTGTGTCGTTACGATGAATGGCGATACAAACGTTATTCCCAATTTCATTAAGCTTCAGGAGATTGCTATTTCTATTTATAATATTCAAGGCATAGTGACAAGTACTCCTTCAGGTATTAACTGCCCGCTGGGCGACTGTAGTATGGGTTTTCCTTACGGCACTGAGGTTACTTTAACTGTTACTCCATATCCTGGTTATACATTTAGTTGGGGTGGTGATTGTGATGGCTTTGGCGCAGGTGATTGTATCCTCACAATGGATGGATTTAAATCTGTCAGTGTAAGGTTCAGAGGGATCATCCCGGTATTAAATGTCAGAAATTACGGCAGTGGCAGTACTTCAAGTGTTCCTGCGGGTATAGACTGCGGGGCTGACTGCTCTGAGTTTTATGCTGAGGTCACAGCGGTCACGCTGACAGCCACGCCTATGACAGGCGCTACATTTACAGGCTGGAGCGGTAACTGCAGCGGTTCAGGGGCATGTATCGTAACAATGAATAGTGACAAAGTCGTTTATGCCAATTTTACCCAGCTTCAAATTCCAATTCTTACTGTCACTAAAAACGGCACAGGCAGTATTACAAGTAATCCAGCAGGTATAAACTGTGGATCAGATTGTTCAGAGACATATAGCTCAGGCACATCTGTCACTCTCACAGCAACTCCTGCAACAGGCTTTACATTCACAGGCTGGAGCGGAAGCGGATGTTCAGGCACAGGCACATGCACTTTAGCCATGACTTCTGCAAAATCTGTTACAGCTACATTTTCATCTATCTCTTCATCTTATAATTTGACCGTCAGCAAGACAGGCACAGGAAGCGGAACAGTTACGAGTTCTCCATCTGGAATCAATTGCGGATCAGATTGTTCAGAGACATACAGCTCAGGCACATCTGTCACTCTCATAGCAGTACCTGTAACAGGCTCTACATTCACGGGCTGGAGCGGGAGCGGATGTTCAGGCACAGGCACATGCACTGTAGCCATTACTTCTGCAAAATCTGTCACTGCTACATTTACGCTTTCCTCTTCACTTTATAATTTGACGGTCAGTAAGACAGGCACCGGAAGCGGAACAGTAACGAGCTCTCCTTCGGGCATCAATTGCGGAAGCGACTGTACCGAGGCGCTAAACTACCTCACGTTTGTCACTTTCACGGCAACTCCTGCAACAGGCACGACATTCACGGGCTGGAGCGGAAGCGGATGCTCAGGCACAGGCACATGCATTGTAGCCATGACCACAGATAAGTCTGTCAATGCCGATTTTACCTATACACATGCGTTACTTACTGTCACTCAAAGCGGCACAGGCAGTATTAATATTAATCCCAATCCTGCACAAATAATAAACTGCGGTTCAGTATCTTGTTCCAGGCTTTATGCTCTGGGCACTGCCGTAACACTTACAGCTACAACAACTTATGATCCCGGCTGGATATTTACTGGCTGGAGCGGGGCATGCAGCGGTTCATCAAGTACATGTGTGGTAACGATGGATAGCGATACAAATGTTACTGGCAACTTTTCTCTCAGGACAGATGCTAACCTTGAAGTGGTTAAAAATGGCAATGGCACTGTAACAAGCAATATCTCAGGTATCAACTGCGGCAGCGACTGCAGCGAACGTTATGAAAAAGGCACAACAGTCACACTTACTGCTGTACCTGCTGACGGATGGGTGCTTGTGAGTGACTGGGCCGGGCATTGCAGCGGGATGTCAAGCTGTGCTGTGACCATAAGCCAGGACGAGTCCATACCTGTGACATTTGAGGCGATCGGCAAGTGGATAACAGAACCTATTGACAGTGATACAGTCATTGGCGATTTCAATTCAATAGCTATTGATCCATCAGGCAGCCTGCATATCAGCTATTACAAAGGATATCCGAGCGAGAAACTTATGTATGCGACAAACGCTTCAGGTGCATGGATTGTTGAGACTGTTGACAGTAATCTCGGAACCTGGTCGACAGACACTTCAATGGCAATTGATTCATCAGGCAAGATACATATCACTTACCAGAATTATTCCAGCAGAACACTCAAGTATGCATCAAATGCCTCGGGTTCATGGGTTGCTGAGACGCTGGATGGTAATATAAATACCGGATACTCTAATGCTATTGCGATAGATTCGCTTGATAACGCGTATGTGGTTTATTATGAAAGTCCGGGATCTTTAAAGTACATGACGAATGCCACCGGCTCATGGGTGACAGAGATATTGGAGGAGCCAGGTTCAGCAGGTAGCGTCTCGATAGCTGTTGATTCACTGGATAAGATTCATATAGGTTATAGCATCTCGCGGTTAGGTTTGAAGCATGCATCAAATGCATCTGGTACATGGGTGACAGAGACAGTGGACAGCGAAGTAACTGCGGGCGCCTATAACTCGATAGCAATTGATTCACAGGATAAGGTGCATTTTAGTTATATGGGGTACGTTACAGGTTCTTCGGTAAAAATTTTGAAATATGCGAAAAACACCTCCGGCTCATGGGTGATTAATGTGGTTGATAGCAATGAAAACGTCGGCCAGTTTACATCAATAGCTTTAGATTCTTCAGGCAATAGCCATATTTATCATACTAATCAAACAGATCTGTTATATAGCACAAACAGCTCAGGTTCATGGATCACAGAGCTTGTTGATGTAGTTGATGATGTCTGGGGACAGGGAGGTGGTGGGGCGATTGCGATTGACTCATCCGATGACGTGCATATCAGCTACAAGAAAAATATGGGATGTTACTCCACCCTTATGCATGCCACAACAGCGCCGGGTCTTGTTCAGGGCTTAAAGATGTCGGGTAAAGACCTTCTTAGAGAGAAAGAGGGTATCCGCACGTTGGGCTTTGACGGCAATAATGACGGCGTCTCTGATTGCCAGCAGGACAATGTCAAGTCATTGTATATTTACAAGGATATTTACAAATATGTAACCTTTGCATCTCCTGCCGGCACAGTGCTGAGAGACCTTAAGGTGACTGAAAACCCTTCACCTGCTGATGCGCCCGCACATGACTTCCCGTACGGATTCTTTGAATTTAAGATTGATAATGTCTCAGGAAGCGTGACTGTGACCATTTACACAGACGGGCCGACACTTCTCACATATTACAAGTACGGCCCCACACCGGATAACCATACAGCTCACTGGTATGAGTTTATGTATGACGGCACAACAGGCGCTGAGATAAACGGCAATATTATTACACTTCATTTTGTTGACGGGCAAAAGGGTGATGATGATCTCATTGCTGATGGAACAATAATAGACCAGGGAGGGCCTGGGGTAGAACAGACTCCAGAGGCAGTTCCGGTAGAAGAACCGAGTCCGGAGACAGGTAGTAGTAGTGGAGGCAGCAGCGGAGGAGGATGTTTCATAGCCACTGCTGCATACGGCAGTTATCTTGATCCTGAGGTCATGGTTCTGAGAAAGTTCAGGGATAACTATCTTTTGACAAATTATATCGGCAATGCGTTTGTAAGTTTCTATTACAAGAATTCCCCGCCGATAGCTGATTATATCAGCAGGCATGAAGGCTTAAAGGTTACAACAAGAATCGCTCTCACTCCGGTGGTCTATGGGGTGAAGTATCCGAAGACAGCGTTGATCTTCTTTGTTTTTATTGCATCGGTAGTTTTTTACACAACGAGAAGAAGCAGATAA